The Halococcus salifodinae DSM 8989 genome has a segment encoding these proteins:
- a CDS encoding beta-ketoacyl-ACP reductase, which translates to MTDTYTCVVTGASRGIGRGIAETLGDQGANVGVNYRSSEADAYEVVDAIEDAGGSAIPLQADVAEDTAVEAMCDAVHDAFGPVDVLVNNAGITVDRTFENMTRANWERVIDVNLGGVYNCTQAFYDDLREAKHGRLINISSVVGQEGNYGQANYAATKSGLFGFTRTLALELASSGTTANCVAPGFVKTDMLCDVPDDVLEKILQRIPLDRFAEVDDVAGIVGFLAGKESAYMTGQILGVNGGMEW; encoded by the coding sequence ATGACGGATACATATACGTGCGTGGTAACGGGTGCATCGCGAGGGATCGGCCGCGGGATCGCTGAAACGCTCGGCGATCAGGGTGCTAACGTCGGTGTGAACTACCGATCATCGGAGGCCGACGCCTACGAGGTGGTTGACGCGATTGAGGACGCGGGCGGGAGCGCGATTCCACTCCAAGCTGACGTCGCCGAAGACACCGCGGTTGAAGCGATGTGCGATGCAGTTCATGATGCGTTCGGGCCGGTAGATGTCCTCGTGAACAACGCGGGCATCACTGTCGATCGAACGTTTGAGAATATGACTCGCGCGAACTGGGAGCGCGTAATCGACGTGAATCTCGGTGGGGTCTACAACTGCACGCAGGCGTTCTACGACGATCTGCGCGAGGCGAAACACGGCCGGCTCATCAATATCTCATCGGTGGTGGGACAAGAGGGCAACTACGGCCAAGCCAACTACGCGGCCACCAAAAGCGGGCTGTTCGGGTTTACCCGGACTCTCGCGCTCGAACTCGCCAGTTCGGGCACCACCGCGAATTGTGTCGCGCCGGGGTTCGTCAAGACCGACATGCTCTGTGACGTGCCTGATGATGTTCTGGAGAAGATCCTCCAACGTATTCCCTTGGATCGCTTCGCCGAGGTCGACGATGTGGCGGGGATCGTCGGGTTTCTTGCAGGAAAGGAGTCGGCGTACATGACCGGTCAAATCCTCGGCGTTAACGGCGGGATGGAATGGTAA
- a CDS encoding universal stress protein, whose protein sequence is MALGTVLLAVGPGDADRIDRLAEETIDIAGPSDATVVLGHVFTDEEYAESLDRLGFDTTSGEVSPDDVASRHATIRELIGQLDEASVEHAVGGAIGGHGDSIVGLAEKADADLVIVGGRQRSPAGKAVFGSTAQEVMLSAPCPVTFVRADTS, encoded by the coding sequence ATGGCATTAGGGACTGTCCTCTTAGCGGTCGGGCCAGGTGACGCTGATCGAATCGATCGACTGGCTGAAGAGACGATTGACATCGCTGGGCCGTCGGACGCAACCGTCGTGCTCGGCCACGTCTTTACCGACGAGGAATATGCCGAATCCCTCGATCGACTTGGATTCGACACGACGAGTGGAGAGGTATCACCGGACGATGTAGCGAGCCGACACGCTACGATCCGTGAGCTCATCGGTCAGCTTGACGAGGCCAGCGTCGAACATGCTGTCGGCGGTGCGATCGGCGGCCACGGCGACAGCATCGTGGGGCTGGCAGAAAAAGCAGATGCCGATCTTGTTATCGTTGGCGGCCGGCAGCGCTCGCCCGCCGGTAAGGCAGTCTTCGGCTCTACTGCTCAGGAAGTGATGCTTTCCGCACCCTGTCCCGTAACATTCGTGCGTGCCGATACATCCTGA
- a CDS encoding TRAM domain-containing protein gives MVEISDRLRCLFSTTVEQRGDSHEVTIPREELTHGEVDVGETYRVVVLPQAGLHSQATADDDQQSERDPTEDSERAPPVEEGDLREVTIETIGDQGDGIAKLDQGYVVIVPDTQPDDVVTVEITQARENVAFAQVRDGADSNESTDFDDSLANETLGEGE, from the coding sequence ATGGTCGAAATCTCTGATCGGCTAAGGTGTCTGTTCAGCACGACTGTCGAGCAGCGCGGTGACTCGCACGAGGTCACGATTCCACGCGAGGAACTCACCCACGGCGAAGTAGACGTCGGCGAGACCTATCGCGTGGTCGTCCTGCCACAGGCCGGCTTACACTCGCAAGCGACAGCGGACGACGACCAACAGTCGGAGAGGGATCCCACCGAAGACAGTGAGCGCGCACCGCCAGTTGAGGAGGGCGACCTCCGCGAAGTGACGATCGAAACGATCGGTGATCAAGGGGATGGGATCGCGAAACTTGACCAGGGGTACGTGGTGATCGTACCGGATACTCAACCCGACGATGTGGTGACCGTCGAGATCACCCAAGCCCGCGAGAACGTGGCGTTCGCACAGGTTCGCGATGGAGCCGACTCAAATGAATCGACTGACTTCGACGACTCGCTTGCGAATGAAACGCTTGGTGAGGGAGAGTGA
- a CDS encoding PadR family transcriptional regulator — protein MYDLTGFQRDLLYAIAGQDDPHGLAVKDELEEYYETEIHHGRLYPNLDDLVEKGLVDKGQIDRRTNFYEITQRGRREIEARREWEDKYVSIGA, from the coding sequence ATGTACGATCTGACTGGGTTCCAGCGTGACCTCCTCTACGCCATCGCAGGCCAGGACGACCCCCATGGGTTGGCGGTCAAAGACGAACTCGAGGAGTACTACGAGACCGAGATCCACCACGGCCGATTGTATCCGAATCTCGATGATCTGGTCGAGAAAGGACTGGTCGACAAAGGCCAGATCGATCGCCGGACCAACTTCTACGAGATCACACAGCGTGGTCGGCGTGAAATCGAGGCTCGTCGTGAGTGGGAAGACAAATACGTCTCTATTGGAGCCTGA
- the tbsP gene encoding transcriptional regulator TbsP, protein MASASQVAPTVAEVYRASFVDVPASNEIYVAGLGEDSTAGLIEVLADLDEPPTVWLLARESHLKWLRRDFQLASTAADLVADETLSLRVTEDEFESGLVVGEDSVISLVQTADQVAGLRTDDAEFVAAMRERCDESWEDTTPFDLRTPARSRVYETLADTFGSEVEADFRAMLEAVKTTRSDGNALNEVDLTLLAAAAHEIQLYEISRWGEDAGVASKATFSRAKSRLEKPGLIATEKVPIDVGRPRLRLRLGDDQLRGVEASDLPGAAQEMLASAPA, encoded by the coding sequence ATGGCGAGTGCTTCACAGGTCGCGCCGACGGTGGCTGAGGTGTATCGAGCGAGCTTCGTGGATGTGCCCGCATCGAACGAGATATACGTAGCTGGCCTCGGTGAGGACTCGACTGCAGGACTCATCGAAGTACTAGCTGATCTCGACGAGCCACCCACAGTTTGGCTGCTCGCACGAGAGTCCCATCTGAAATGGCTGCGTCGAGATTTCCAACTCGCGAGTACCGCTGCGGATCTGGTGGCTGACGAGACGTTATCACTTCGCGTCACCGAAGACGAGTTCGAGAGCGGCCTGGTGGTGGGCGAGGACTCGGTGATTTCGCTCGTCCAGACCGCCGATCAGGTTGCGGGTCTCAGGACTGACGACGCCGAGTTCGTCGCGGCGATGCGCGAGCGGTGCGACGAATCGTGGGAGGATACTACCCCGTTCGACTTGCGGACCCCAGCGCGATCACGGGTCTACGAGACGCTCGCCGATACGTTCGGCTCCGAGGTCGAAGCTGACTTCCGCGCGATGCTTGAGGCCGTCAAGACGACTCGAAGTGATGGCAACGCTCTCAACGAGGTGGACCTGACGCTGCTCGCAGCCGCAGCCCACGAAATTCAGCTCTATGAGATATCGAGGTGGGGCGAGGATGCGGGCGTCGCAAGTAAAGCGACGTTCTCGCGGGCGAAAAGCCGACTTGAAAAGCCCGGATTGATCGCGACCGAGAAAGTGCCGATTGACGTGGGGCGGCCACGGCTGCGCCTCCGGCTTGGCGACGACCAACTGCGTGGTGTTGAGGCGAGTGATCTTCCAGGTGCTGCCCAGGAAATGCTCGCCTCAGCCCCAGCCTAG
- a CDS encoding ISH6 family transposase, whose protein sequence is MEVTVTIHFVLTIDPTEQYPLAAFAEFLTEQRLESTLLEAIIESLNDVLVEAYCGEKHAQGNGTNRFQRSTTKIRTAVTTVGEHEFSLSYVEDTAATDDENAHFRPIEQFVDFNGKKRYQQDIAARTVDLATALSYRDAATHAEDLERTPSKDTIRDRVTECGRKLTEFVSSRIAGSDAETIIPDGTNCYSQDEDREYHDVRVTLAEDTEAASRSVLDVSVNTPWSEIADTLDTAEAITDDAKVVSDAEKSLVGAFQTDTRDHQLDLSHVPRTLGYKLWDDGALSLEDRNEIVSEVSGELFHLKNSVEKHRPQEEYSAIRERIARTKERIGKTAWQLEQLSSPKAASYLRSGLDSMVTFAEDAIDGFEGPWTSNPVERAMGEVAKRCKRDWMQWSEEGLDTLLQLSLTKYANPEYYREFFDEFLQRSTHGKIRCSVSVTTNGGEL, encoded by the coding sequence ATTGAGGTTACGGTCACGATACACTTCGTTCTGACTATTGATCCAACTGAACAGTACCCACTTGCCGCCTTCGCGGAGTTTCTGACCGAGCAGCGTCTCGAATCGACGCTGCTCGAAGCGATCATCGAAAGCCTCAACGACGTACTCGTTGAGGCGTACTGTGGCGAAAAACACGCACAGGGAAACGGAACCAACCGATTCCAACGCTCGACAACGAAGATTCGCACGGCGGTTACTACCGTCGGCGAGCACGAGTTCTCCCTTAGCTACGTCGAAGACACTGCGGCAACTGACGACGAGAACGCTCACTTCCGCCCCATCGAACAATTCGTCGATTTCAACGGAAAGAAGCGATATCAGCAGGATATCGCTGCGCGAACAGTCGATCTTGCGACGGCTCTCTCCTACCGTGATGCAGCCACACATGCCGAGGACCTCGAAAGGACGCCCTCGAAGGACACCATCCGCGATCGCGTGACCGAGTGCGGCAGGAAACTCACAGAGTTCGTTTCCAGCCGCATTGCCGGATCTGATGCTGAAACGATCATCCCTGACGGAACCAACTGCTACAGTCAGGACGAGGACCGTGAGTACCACGACGTACGAGTAACGCTCGCAGAAGACACTGAAGCAGCGTCACGATCAGTGCTTGATGTCTCGGTGAATACTCCCTGGAGTGAGATTGCGGATACTCTGGATACTGCTGAGGCGATCACTGACGACGCGAAAGTCGTCAGTGACGCCGAAAAGAGCCTTGTTGGGGCCTTTCAAACAGATACACGCGATCATCAACTCGATTTGTCTCACGTTCCGCGCACACTTGGCTACAAGCTGTGGGACGACGGCGCGCTCTCATTGGAGGACCGTAACGAGATCGTTTCGGAAGTCTCTGGAGAGTTGTTCCACCTGAAGAACTCTGTCGAGAAACATCGTCCACAAGAGGAGTATTCGGCGATCCGCGAGCGGATCGCCCGAACGAAAGAGCGCATAGGGAAGACAGCATGGCAGTTAGAGCAACTCTCCTCGCCGAAAGCCGCATCGTACCTTCGTAGTGGACTGGATTCGATGGTGACGTTTGCTGAGGACGCGATAGACGGGTTCGAGGGGCCGTGGACCTCGAACCCTGTCGAACGAGCAATGGGAGAGGTAGCCAAACGATGCAAGCGTGACTGGATGCAGTGGAGCGAAGAAGGGTTAGATACGCTGTTGCAGTTGTCTCTCACGAAATACGCGAATCCCGAATACTACCGCGAGTTCTTCGATGAGTTCCTCCAGCGGTCAACTCACGGAAAGATACGATGTAGCGTGTCGGTCACAACGAACGGAGGTGAACTCTGA
- a CDS encoding archaea-specific SMC-related protein, whose product MSQSQTTEKHAELSVENIGGIDTSEITFSPGVTSLTGRNATNRTSLLQALMATLGSEHVSLKGDADHGEVTLTLGNDTYTRTLERRNSTVVFDGDPYLEDIEAAELFGFLLESNEARQAVARDDDLREVIMRPVDTAAIQAEIEQLEAEKRQLDDELDRLDTLDSRLPELEAEKTRLEDQLEDKRAELDEKEAEIEDADKTVDDTREQQNAFEDALDELQEVRSDLEDARYRIETERESIQALEDEHDELEDTLEDLPETPAGDLEEVNSEIDRLRDHKQSLESTINQLQRILQFNEDLLDGDNPELQAALQNRDGTDSDSDTDDEDDALTDQLVEDTTVCWTCGSEVERDAIDDTLESLRELRREHSSKRNEIDAELDELTDRRDALRGDRDRRERVDRKLDEIDREIDEREATLDDLTDERATLEDEIDERETAVEELEGQEQSELLDHHKEANQLEFELGRLESDLDDVREEIASVEEDLDERDQLSERREELQTELADLRTRIEQLESEAVEEFNDHMETILGVLDYANIERIWIERTEQTVREGRRKVDRGAFDLHVIRSTQDGTTYEDSIAHLSESEREVTGLVFALAGYLVHDLHESLPVIVIDSLEALDSDRIAALVEYFEEYAEYLIVALLPEDAAALSDEFQRVTEI is encoded by the coding sequence ATGAGTCAATCACAAACTACCGAGAAGCACGCCGAGCTGTCTGTCGAGAACATCGGTGGTATCGACACCAGCGAAATCACGTTCTCACCGGGCGTTACATCACTGACTGGCCGGAACGCCACCAATCGAACCTCGCTTCTCCAGGCGTTGATGGCGACACTTGGAAGCGAGCACGTCTCGCTCAAGGGCGACGCCGACCACGGCGAGGTTACTCTCACCCTCGGTAACGACACGTACACCCGAACGCTCGAACGCCGCAATAGTACAGTAGTCTTCGATGGCGACCCCTACCTCGAGGACATCGAGGCTGCGGAACTGTTCGGGTTCCTACTCGAATCCAACGAAGCCCGTCAGGCGGTCGCACGCGACGACGACCTCCGTGAGGTCATCATGCGGCCCGTCGATACCGCCGCGATCCAAGCCGAGATCGAACAGCTCGAAGCCGAGAAACGCCAGCTTGACGACGAACTCGACCGATTGGACACTCTCGACTCGCGCCTCCCCGAACTCGAAGCCGAGAAGACACGCCTCGAAGACCAACTCGAGGATAAACGTGCCGAACTCGACGAGAAGGAAGCCGAGATCGAAGACGCCGACAAGACTGTCGACGATACCAGAGAACAACAGAACGCCTTCGAGGACGCCCTCGACGAACTTCAGGAGGTACGCTCGGACCTTGAGGACGCTCGCTACCGCATCGAGACCGAACGAGAGAGTATCCAGGCGCTCGAAGACGAACACGACGAGCTTGAGGACACACTGGAGGACCTGCCCGAGACGCCTGCGGGCGATCTCGAAGAGGTTAACTCCGAAATCGATCGGCTCCGCGATCACAAGCAGTCGCTCGAATCCACGATCAACCAGCTCCAGCGCATCCTCCAGTTCAACGAGGACCTCCTCGACGGGGACAACCCCGAACTCCAGGCCGCCCTCCAGAACCGCGACGGGACCGACAGCGACAGCGACACCGACGACGAGGACGACGCGCTCACCGACCAGTTGGTCGAGGACACCACGGTGTGTTGGACCTGCGGGAGCGAGGTCGAACGCGACGCGATCGACGATACCCTTGAGAGTCTGCGAGAACTCCGCCGCGAACACTCCTCGAAACGCAACGAGATCGACGCCGAACTCGACGAACTGACCGACCGACGCGACGCCCTCCGAGGCGATCGTGACCGGCGCGAGCGCGTCGACCGCAAACTTGACGAGATCGACCGCGAGATCGACGAACGCGAGGCAACCCTCGACGATCTCACCGACGAACGGGCGACGCTGGAAGACGAGATCGACGAGCGCGAGACCGCCGTCGAGGAGCTTGAAGGCCAAGAACAGAGCGAACTACTCGACCACCACAAGGAGGCCAACCAGCTCGAGTTCGAACTCGGGCGGCTCGAAAGCGACCTCGATGACGTTCGTGAGGAGATCGCAAGCGTCGAGGAAGATCTCGACGAACGTGACCAGCTGTCCGAACGTCGCGAGGAACTCCAGACCGAACTGGCGGACCTCCGCACCCGGATCGAACAGCTCGAATCCGAGGCTGTCGAGGAATTCAACGACCACATGGAGACCATCCTCGGAGTGCTCGACTATGCCAACATTGAGCGAATCTGGATCGAGCGCACCGAGCAAACAGTACGGGAAGGTCGCCGAAAGGTCGATCGGGGGGCGTTCGACCTCCACGTGATTCGGAGCACCCAAGACGGAACGACCTACGAGGACTCGATCGCTCACCTCTCAGAAAGCGAACGTGAGGTCACCGGTCTCGTCTTCGCGCTCGCGGGGTATCTGGTCCACGACCTCCACGAGTCGCTGCCGGTCATCGTGATCGACTCGCTCGAAGCACTCGACTCCGACCGGATCGCGGCGCTAGTCGAGTACTTCGAAGAGTACGCCGAATACCTCATCGTTGCGCTTCTCCCTGAGGATGCCGCAGCGCTCAGCGACGAGTTCCAGCGTGTGACGGAAATCTGA
- a CDS encoding tyrosine-type recombinase/integrase: protein MRIDAVIEDFLTDKGKGQRGESGNYRQDASRELDRFVGFLTDHEDVVTTFDELDSGHLREYARYLARQGWTAGTVRTYYAYISAFCGWAVREGHLPENVAQRRNATEPIPDNGGHKSGDQQAWSVEDRQQLTTFVDEQAHTAIDEIGEDREAAIKACRDRALVYLLSYSGVRGAEVLRDRNDERRQGLYWEDVHLEDRYATVFAKKQRLDDRGLPXRPPRRPLCDSVCQKAASRRSGAPRAGTPSATDIREDPRRAERELAGVPLVPSPDALGVSDRWTDRPRVHHNGDRRDAHGPVADRNLHRIRCHASVDDDRCWATRPQAAL from the coding sequence GTGCGCATCGACGCCGTCATCGAGGACTTCCTGACGGACAAGGGCAAGGGCCAGCGCGGCGAGAGCGGGAACTACCGCCAGGACGCGAGTCGAGAGCTCGATCGGTTCGTCGGTTTTCTCACGGATCACGAAGACGTCGTGACGACGTTCGACGAACTGGATTCGGGCCATCTCCGCGAGTACGCGCGCTACCTCGCTCGTCAGGGCTGGACCGCGGGCACAGTCCGTACGTACTACGCGTACATCTCGGCGTTCTGCGGGTGGGCCGTTCGCGAAGGCCATCTCCCTGAGAACGTCGCCCAGCGTCGCAACGCCACCGAGCCGATCCCCGACAACGGTGGTCACAAGAGCGGCGATCAGCAAGCGTGGTCCGTCGAGGATCGCCAACAGCTCACCACGTTCGTCGACGAGCAGGCCCACACTGCAATCGATGAGATCGGTGAAGATCGAGAGGCTGCGATCAAGGCCTGCCGCGACCGCGCGTTGGTGTATCTCCTCTCGTATTCCGGCGTGCGTGGCGCGGAGGTCCTCCGTGATCGGAACGACGAGCGTCGCCAAGGGCTCTACTGGGAGGACGTCCACCTCGAAGACCGCTATGCGACAGTGTTTGCCAAAAAGCAGCGTCTCGACGATCGGGGGCTCCCCGANCGTCCACCTCGAAGACCGCTATGCGACAGTGTTTGCCAAAAAGCAGCGTCTCGACGATCGGGGGCTCCCCGAGCCGGTACTCCATCCGCTACAGACATACGAGAAGATCCTCGACGCGCCGAGCGAGAACTGGCCGGTGTTCCCCTCGTTCCATCGCCCGACGCTCTCGGAGTGTCTGACCGATGGACTGACCGCCCGCGGGTACACCACAACGGAGATCGAAGAGATGCACACGGACCGGTCGCAGATCGAAATCTGCATCGGATTCGATGTCACGCCTCCGTCGATGACGACCGGTGCTGGGCGACACGTCCTCAAGCGGCTCTGTGA